AAACAGCATGAAGTTAGCCGCAGTAAAGACGACAGCTTCCAGGGCAGAGGAGATgaaaagtttcaaaataaaagtccaacaTTTTTGAAATGACAAACTTCCTCTGAAAAAGAGACAGGAAGACAAATTCttaaaatagactcaaaatatttctcaaggttgtttttttaatgcttccAGCCACAATAtgggtaataataatattattattattaataatcataatgatAATTATCTTCCACGAATTGCCACCTTAACAaggaggggtttgtgtgctcagtgatcctgggagctgtgttgtcgggagcaatagctcctggtaggatCTGCCAAGGCAAAGTTGTTCTGAGGGGAGGAGCGATTcaaagacccttatgaagcGGGAACACGGTCATCAGCGTACCtcggggccccctcctggagctaGACCCGGGAGGGGAGTTGCATGCAAGCGTCTGGTGCCAGGTCCTTTGTCCATGGGGCCCCAGCCAGTCTCAGCTTTCGGCTGAGTAActctgtgttggagttctcgcCAAGGAACGAGGGTGTCGCCTCCTTTCAGGTGCAAGTAGCGAGgggaaggtctctgactgttgtctgtgctcatgcaccgaacagcagttcgaagaacccggccttcttggagtctctaggtggtgtcctggaaggggtactgCCTAGGGACTCtattgttcttctgggagacttcaactcAACCTCGAGGCTCCGACCGATTGTCGACCTCGGATTAAAGAGAAACAATGCGGCGTCTGTCCTGGCCGTtaaacaacggaccagctctttacccttgcaagacttctggaggggtcaggggagtttgctcatccagtctataTGAGTTTTGTGGACTGACAGCTAAGATGGCgccagtgtgtgtggctggccgtctgctgctcctgcaatgtttggtgtttttgttgtttttaaccatCGGCACTAAACAGATTGAGTCTCTGCTGGTGTATGATCGTCATGCTATTTTGTCTCTAAGgtaaaatgtcaaagatctcaGTGTGTTTGTTCGTGATGCACAGAATACTTTGCCCCCGCTCCTGGCGGGGATTCCGCCTCACCTGTTCTCGGCCTTACCTTCACGGCGTAAGCGTCGCTGTCGCCGCAGCGGTTGGCTGGTGAAGCTGAGGCTCCAGCTGACGCGCTCTTCGTCCATTTCCCAGACAGGACTTGGATTATTCCCTCGGTTTGCTATACCCCGGCGCTTCCTGGATCCCATAGACGCCTGCCTGGTACCTGTCATCGGCTCATCCGAGGGACCCTGGCCCCACCGCCTCTGCCCCCTCCGGCTCTCTCAGCGGGGGATAAACCATGAGCTCCTGAGGACGCTGCCTCGGGCTCCCGGGCCACAAGCCCCGCCGGCTCCCACCAGGATCGGCTTGGTGAACGCTAGATCTCTGGCGAACAAAACTTTCATCCTGAGAGATTTTTTTAGCTCCCGTGGCCTGGATTTCCTCTGTGTGACAGAGACCTGGATCGTTGCCGGTGAGTGCAGTGCTCTTGTCGAACTCTTACCAGCTGACTGTTACTTCTTTAACTCCCGCAGTGCACAGTCTCATCCTCCTTTTCCAGCTTTGAGGTGACTTTATTTGAGGTGGGTCGTTCTGATCCGGTGCTGTGCGCCGTCATCTAGCGGCCCTGCAAGTACAACAAGGACTTTGTGAATTACTTTTCTGGCTGAAATTTTGCCAAAATATGTCTGTGCCCTTTTCCTCTGGGATTTTAACATTCACGTGTGCTGTCCTGAAAAGCCGCTGGTGAAGGACTTTCTGAGCCTTATTGACTCTTTTAATTTGGTGCAGCGTGTGTCTGGTCCCACACATGAACATGGACACACTTTAGACCTCGTCCTCTCTCATGGTTTATCTGTGTCTAACTTGGAGATCTGTGACGATGTGTTTTCAGATCATATGCCTGTACTGTTTGAAGTTGCTTTCTCCTGTACTGAAGTTAAATCTGGCGCTTCTGTTCCTGATTTTTAACTCTTGCACTGCCGGTCATTTCTCTGTGGCTTTTGAGCAGCTCTGTGAGCCTCCTGTCTCTGCTGACACTGAGGTGCTCAGCTCCTGGTTTCACTCCTCCTGCCGGACCATACTGGACTCTGTGGCTCCATTAAAAACTGTGCAGCCCAAAGCTAAATCTGAGCCCTGGTATAACAACATAACTCGTGCAGCTAGGTGGGAGTGCCGTAAAGCTGAACGAAAGTGGAAGACGGACAAGCTGCAGGTTTCCTTCCAAATCCTTAAGGATTGTTGGCGCCGCCACCAGAGCACTgttcaagaaacaaaaagagtATACCTGTCAAACATCATTGAGTCCAACCGTCATAACCCATATGTGTTATTTAAAACAATTGACAATGTTCTTAATGCCCCTCAGCCTGTCAGCTTGGAGACATCTCCTGAAATGTGTGATAGCTTCctgcacttttttattgataatgttGCTACTGCTAGGGCCCTCATCTCTGCTCCTACATCTGACCCCTCAGTCACTGCTCCTTGTCCTGCAGCTTTTGATGGTTTTCAGccagtgtctctgtcttttttagagGACCTGGTTGGCCATATTAAGCCATCAGGTTCTCCCTGTGATGCTGTCTCCCCTCGTTTCTTTAAAGAAGTTTTCCCCAGTATAGGACAGTCTGTGTTAAATGTCATTGACAGTAGTCTGTCTACTGGTCTTGTTCCTCGAAGTTTTAAGCATGCAGTGGTGCAGCCACTACTTAAGAAACCTGGCCTCGATCATAGTGTGCTGGCAAATTTTAGGCCTATCTCCAAGCTGCCCTTTATCTCTAAGGTCTTGGTGAAGGTTGTATATGGTCAGCTAGTCTTTCCTTGATGTACATGGTGCATGTACATGTACAAGCCttctcactgtccatttttaaaactcatcttaaaacctatttttattccttggctttcaaccacgcatgaaactctgctcttgttttaggtgttttatggtttgtttttatttcttgtttttaaaaaaagcaattaaactatttatttaagtgtttattcccctttatatttattttattgttcttgtttgcttgtttatatACAggactttgttgcggctgtttttaaagtgttttacaaataaagttgagttgagactTGGAGAAGACTTACAACCGTGTACCttggggagtcttgtggggggtactgcgggaatatggggtaccgggctcctTGCTACAAGCTATCCAGTCCcaatataaccaaagtgagagctgtgtccacatactcggcacaacgtcaaacacgttcccagtgggtgttggcctccgccagggttgccccttgtctccgattctgttcatggtattcatggacaggatctcaaggagcagctggggggaggaagggatccggtttggtcaccttagaattgcatctctgctttttgcagatgatgtgttcttttggcttcatcagaccgggacctccagcactcgttggggcggtttgcagccgagtgcgaagcggttgggatgagtgTCAGCAACTCAatgtctgaggccatggttctctgctggaaaaaggtggactgccccctctggatGGAGAGAGGtgctgcctcaagcgaaggaatTCATGTAtttcggggtcttgttcacgagtgagggtagaatggagcgtgagatggacagtcAGTTTGGTGCGGTGTCGGCAGTGATACAGGCGTTGTACTagaccgttgtggtgaagaaggagctgagcctataggcaaagctctcgatttaccggtctatctccaaccctcacctatggtcataaGCTTTAGGTAGTGACGAAAAGAACGAGATTGCGGacacaagcggctgaaatgagtttcctccatagggtggctgggctcagccttagagatagggtgaggagctcagacattcggagggagctcggagtagtgctgctgctccttcgcattgaaaggagccagctgaggtggtttgggcatctggtaaggatcctccagGGCGCCTCCCGTGAGAGGTGTTCCAGGCATGACGAACTAGTAGGAGGCCcaggggaagacccagaacacagtggagggattatatctctcgcctgggctaggaacgcctcggggtcccccaggaggagctggacgttgtgccTGGGGaaagggacgtctggaatgccctgcttagtcTGCTGCCCCCATGCCCCAGTCCCAGACAAGCAGACGAGAATGGATAGATAATGATAAtcgtaataataacaatagataGGATtcaaaaaccacataaaagttactttaatatgctttacatgcctgaagaaatacaaaatacagaaaagaaaaagtcagtGGGAGTCAGGTGTTGACTTGAAAAGGTCTTGACTTGATTTTTAAAGGAATGGAGTGAGGCTGTGGATGTTTGAAAGGAGGGAGATCCAGAGGTTGGGCAGCAATGCTAAATGTTATTAATGTGGCACGCTGTGGTGTGAAATGTTTGAGGATAGAGAAAACGAGAAACATGTATGGAATGAATGAAGCAGCTGTGGGTCAAGATTAAACACAAGCAGAAAAGTTAAGTTCTCTATAAAAGTATTACTCATTTATCATCTCCTGTGCAAAAAGAAAAGCTGCTTAACAAAGCAGGAAACTGTGAATGGCATTTAAGTTATTGAGacgaaaaaagaaaatcatgaaGCCTCAACTCAAGCATCAGAGCAGAAGAGTTTTATTAGAACCAACTGCATAATGAGattaacattttacattcaGAAAATGGAacaacagagaaagagacacaaggTAACGTCTGTTCTCTGAGTTGAGAACGCTCAGACTTTATGAAACAAACATCAGAATTAATCAAACAAGATGAAACtgataaagaaatgtattaactttgttgttttcttgctcACTTTACATTAAGAACTCTGACGAGGTATCGTCAAACAGATTCTCACTAGCCCTACATCTAGAATCACTGAGAGTTTAAACCCGACTGAGGTTCTCTGGTCTCCTTCCAATCACCACTGTCGTCAATCTCTTCATGTGggctgctggctggaggctctgcctctttgttctcctcagTTTGATGAAACTTTGAGGACAAGCGGCCagtacatttatgttttttgataTGTGAACTCCGGGCAAATCCTTTACAACAAATATGGCAACtaaaaggtttctctcctgtgtgaactctCATGTGTGTCTTCAGATCCCCACTACGACTGCAACTTTTACcgcacactgagcagctgaaaggtttctctcccgtGTGAACGCTGATGTGTTTCTTCAGATTCCCATTATTAATGAAACCtttaccacacactgagcagctgaaaggtttctcccCTGTGTGGACTTTGATGTGTACATTCAAATAAGACCGACTAGTGAAAGATTTTTGACAAATTGAGCAGCTGaagggtttctctcctgtgtggactctCATGTGTGTCTTTAAAGTTCCCCTGTGTGGAAAagatttcttacaaactgagcagctgaaaggtttttcTCCTGTATGAGAAACCATGTGTGTCTTCAGAGTGTGCTCGAAGCTAAATCTTCtcccacactcagagcagctgaaaggtttctctccagtgtgagaAACCATGTGTCTCTTCAGATGGTACTCAGTGctaaatcttttcccacactcagagcagctgaaaggtttctctcctgtatgaGAACCCATGTGTCTCTTCATTTTGCTCTTGGAGCCAAATCTTTTctcacacactgagcagctgaaaagtttctctcctgtgtggaatctcatgtgtgactttaaattcCCCCTCTGTGTAAAagatttcttacaaactgaacagctgaaaggtttctctcctgtatgaGAAGCCATGTGTGTCTTCATCTTGCTCTTGTAgccaaatcttttcccacactcagagcagctaaatCTTTTCTCACCAGCACTAAATCTGGAATCTCTGACAGGACCgccatcttttttcaaacagttcaaacctgactgaggttctctggtctccttccaatcaccactgtcatcagtctcaggttcagaagagtctgcagtatcaggttgtaaatgtggatctggatcagagttcctgtctggttctggtcctccacagtcctctccatcagcttctgtttccatctgttcagtttgtgtttgggGCTCTGGGTCCTCCTGGTCCAGAGTcgagctcctctcctgctgctcagagggaaactCCTCTTTAACCACCAACAGCTTCTGGAGTTCTGCAGAGAAGGGTAAATACACACAAAGGCTCTTACAGCAGCTAAAGTAGGGCTGCCACGAAGCCCTACTATTTTGGTGGTGCATGTGGGACCACGTCTTGCAAAACATATTGTCAGTGCTTTTGGTTCTCCCACTGATTAAGTAAAGAGGAGGCTTCCCTTACTGTTTTTGAGCCTGCAAAGTCTTCAGAGGTTCTTGATATTATCATGAGTCTCAAAAACTCTTCTCCTGGCCATGATGAAATTCCAGCCTCTTTGATCCAAAAAGTTGCTGCTTTAATTATTGAGCCCTTTACATTAATTTTTCCATGTCCCTTGAATCAGGTAATATACCTCAAGCCTTCAAAATTGCCAAAGTTATTCCGCTCTTTAAATCTGATGATCCATCTGTATTCTCCAACTATCTTCCTGTATCAATACTTTCTTGTTTGTTCTAAAATTCTTGAAAAGCTGGTATACAGTAGAATCATGAAACACCTTGATATGAACAATATTTTGTTAAAACATCAATATgggtttagaaaaaaatattctacatatatGGCTCTTTTACacctcagagaaaaaaaaattacggCCAAGTTAAATAAGGTGTCAATAATGTCAAGAAATctaactttattatttttagaaataAGAACAAGATTTACAATGCAGAGAGAGCAAAAATGAATATCAATGATAGTGCACTTTCATCAGTAAAGTTCTTAGGTGTCTACATTGATGAAAAACTTTGTTTTAAGAATCATTGTGAAATTGTTTGTAAGGTTTAAAAATTGTTGGGCATtataaaaaaagggttaaacaccATTTGAAAAAGAGCACACTTCCAACATTgtattacagtttaatttatccTTACATCTCTTACTGTAATATCATTTGGGCGAGCACTTACCATTCTTATTTACAAGCAATTCATAGATTTCAGAAATCCTTTGTAAGAATTGCCACCGACTCTTCTCATTTATCCCCAACTAAACCATTATTCAAACAATTGCTAATACTTACAATTTATGAGGTCAATAATTATaaaacaggggttcttatgtataaaGTAATTTGCCTTCCTAAATCCTTAcctatttttttcatagttactttaattttaattctcattatcatgTACACCctacaagaagaaagaatgacTTGCATATTACAACATTTCTGTAGGACCTCTTTTCccaaattctcatttgtttatcaaggtgTGGTGCTGTGGAACGACAAAAaatctaacagaatcatgttcctctttaaatactttttagaTCAAGCTCAAAAAATTCTTACAGATGTTCTAATCAcctttgttttatctttttgtttgtattttgtttgtattcttttattttcatctagctacGTAGTTTAAGTATAGTTAtaataggtttaagagggagggtcgtGCATAAGCCCTTTTTGAGACTTTTTGATCATTCCTGCaaattttttaatcaatttcttgtcctgttctttctttatgattgtatgttttaagtgcaaacaacaataatcaATTACTTTGTCAAAGACACCTTCTGAAGCTAGATGGAGACGTTTGTGGTTGCAGCCATTAAATGGACGGACTGGACCGCTTCTGGCACAGCATTGAAATGGTTTGAAGGACAGAGACTACTTTGTGTCAATACATAATTACACATCTGAGCGTGCAAAAATTACATGTGGAGTTCCCCAAGGCTCCATCCTGGGGCCTCTTCTGTTTAACATCTACATGCTCCCACTGGCTCAGATCATGCTACCATAGCTACAtagacaacacacacatttaaataacaatatcACCAGGAAACTATAGTCCAATACAAGCACTGAGTAGATGCATTGAGCAAATCAACGATTGGAGAATTGCAGAATTTTCTCcaattaaacaaagaaaaaacagaaatgattgcTTTTGGAGACAAGGAACAACGACTAAAATTTAGCACCCAGCTTCAAACGGTAATGCTAAAAACCACAAACCAAGCCAGAGACTTAGGTGTATTcattgactcagacctgaacttcaacagccaCATTAAAACAGTTACAAAGTCAGCTTACTATCACCTAAAGAATAAATCAAGGATTAAAGGACTTATGTCTCAGCAGGATTTGGAAAAACTGTAACACTGTCTTTACAGGTCGATCAGACAGCTGCAGCTCGTTCAGAAGTCCTCAGTAAGACCAAAAAAGTAGATCATATTACTCCAGTCCCGACGTCCTTATGTAACCCACCCCAAATTTGGTGGTTGTACTGAAATCTTTGAAGCAAGGATGATGTAATTGAGTGATCAATATTTGTCATCGTCAAAGACATTTTGCACATTCATCCAAGCTATTTTGAACGAAAGCTAAAATATTCCTTCAGATATAACACGAGTAAAAGCACAAAGTATGAGTTTCCTATTTTCACCAATTAATCAGACACAATCGTTCAGGTTATGCcactttgttttgattgagtcattttgattttcaaCACTTTTCAGCAGTGGCAAGCATTTTGTGGTAATGCCCACTAGGTGGCAGCTGCGCAGGGCTGGTGTCGTTCTCTTCTAAAAGCTGCTGCCGAGGTAGAAACGGCGAACATTTGGCTCTGCGAGAAAAGGGAATAATATCCTgaactgtgatttattttggatGTGGTgtctgaaaatgttttcaatgtCAATGTCAATGTGTTTGCTTAACTGTTTATAATGGTTATGCATATCATTAGTTAAGACTGTCAACTTATGTGGCCAATGGTTTCTTCTGCCACCAGCATAACCGAGCGGAGTGGACAGCACGACAGGACTCTGAACTTCAGGCCTGAGTTTGGATTTCCATTTCTACTGTATCACCAGTAAGGTCTTTCTCTCCTGTGGATTTGGAGGATCGCtttggatacatttttttacattttgaatgaCCTCGAACAGGTACAGGGTTGTGCACCACTAAATTAAAAGGACTATATTGGACTATCGTTGCAGCAAAACTTTCAAAATTGTAGTTTCTGGGCAGAacatatttctatttctttcaTATGTATTTCGGGGTGAGAAATGGGACTGTAATATGCACTGTTGGACATTTTCAATGATAATATTTTCTTGAAAGGAGTTACTGTGTatctgtgttttcattctctgtGTGAAGTCAGTAATTATCCACAGCCAAAGATAAATTAGTTATTAAATGTCATTGCATTTGTTATCTATCTAATCTATATCCCTCGAACCAGGACATTACCAAAATTATAGTAGTAGTGATCCCAGACCTTGAGGTATTTTTGCAGGTAATGTTGAAGGCTCATTAAAACCTGGTTACACTTACACTGGCTTGCTGTCTGTCAAAGAATAGATTTCAAAATACTATTGTTGGTCCACAAAGCACTGAAAGGTCTAGGGCCGAAATACATTTCTGTATGTATTTCTTCTGCTCAGCTACGAACCATCCAGACCTCTCAGATCATCAGGGACTGGTCTGCTCTGTGTTCTCAAGAGTCAGAACTAAACATGGAGAGGCAGCGTTTAGTTTCTATGTTCCACAAATATGGAACAAACTCTCAGAAAACTGCagatctgctgcaactctcaactctttaaaatgaagacaaaagacttttctgtttgccactgcctttACTGCACTACAACTTTTATCAGCTCACTTTCAATTTTCGAATGTTATATTTGAacacttaattattttttcctaaatattttatctgcttgtttttagtcttttatctGCTTCTGTTTAgtcttacatttttatatttgaatgtcattctACATATGTCTCTATtctgtgtaaagcactttgaactgCCCAGTTGTTGAAGgagctatacaaataaacttgccttgttTTCATATATTGGTCATTAATAGTGGTTGTTTCTGCAGACTTAAAGTAAGATTTATAAACATGGAAGCAGTTATTCTGTCCgtaacacacacaaatcctCAGACAAACCTTGATGTTCAGCCTCTCTAACTTTGGCCGTTTAAGCTATTTTTGGTCCTTTACCATCCAGACACTGACTACAGATCAGGAAATCTCACAGCATTGTTAAATGTTAGATAACTGCTGTAAGATAATCCATCTTTTGCTGACAAACCATGAAAATAATCAGGAAAAACATCAACGATTATATTATTTTGACAACTGTACCGCTGGTAACTCTGGGTCCAGCAGCTAACTGTCACTTTCTGCCACCAATTAGGCTCCAACAACAAAATTGGCTTTGTGTAACTGaactaaagtaactaacctgctttgtgtaactgaagtaaagtaactaacctgctctgtgtaactgaagtaaaggaactaacctgctctgtgtaagtgaGGCTGAGGGTTAAAAATagcgtccagtagtttctgttgtcgctcGTTCTTCTCTTTTGAACGATGAAGTTCCTCCTTACACTCCGCTATCGTTCTTGCAAACGgcccaaatatctcttcagcagccgcagtcagtcgctgctccaccagcgctctcaccgtttggacttgtggatctggatcagagttcctgtctggttctggtcctccacagtcctctccatcagcttctgtttccatctgttctgtttgtgtttgatgaagctgtgaggactgaggtttctcttcatcttcttcactcttcacagggacaggagtgaatgtgaacttggtgatatcagcctcctccagcccctgaagctgctctccctgctgACTGGTCGaaggttcctcctgttcctctttaatgtgtgggggctctgggtcctcctgatcctggtcctggtccagactgcagctcctctcctgctgctcagagggaaactCTTCTTTAACCACCAACAGCTGCTGGACGTCTGTAGAGaagtgtaaacacacacagaggtttatgattaagattaattactttattaatcccacaaagGGGatattcaacctctgcatttaacccatcctttcaCAAgagaacacaccatgcaaggagcagtgggcagcacattacggCACCTGGGGAACCAGTGACTCTCCatttacaagcccgattcccaACCTCTGGGCCACGGACTGCTTTGCATGGAATGCGTCTCACTGTTCACCACATGGTGGTGCAGGTAAAAACCAATCAAAGACACCTTCTGGAGCTAGACATAAAACGGATGGACTGGACCACTGAAATCATCAAAAAttctcatttatatatatatatatatatatatatatttaattgtcTAGAGCTATTGCTGACTTCAGATCCTGCTCTAATGTAGCTGATCATCACAGGTTCCAGCAGCACTGCTATTAAAAGTTgagctgtgtgtctgtatgaaaTGAGCTCTGTGTAAATATGAGAATTTCCAGCAAGGCCAATCGCAAATCGTGGCAGTGGCACCTAGCGGGgagatgccacggcacatgccactagatgccacggcacatgccgctgtttgggggagatgccactagatgccacggcacatgccgctgtttgggggagatgccactagatgccacggcacatgccgctgttt
This genomic interval from Centropristis striata isolate RG_2023a ecotype Rhode Island chromosome 14, C.striata_1.0, whole genome shotgun sequence contains the following:
- the LOC131984590 gene encoding zinc finger protein OZF-like, yielding MHHQNSRASWQPYFSCCKSLCVYLPFSAELQKLLVVKEEFPSEQQERSSTLDQEDPEPQTQTEQMETEADGEDCGGPEPDRNSDPDPHLQPDTADSSEPETDDSGDWKETREPQSGLNCLKKDGGPVRDSRFSAGEKRFSCSECGKRFGYKSKMKTHMASHTGEKPFSCSVCKKSFTQRGNLKSHMRFHTGEKLFSCSVCEKRFGSKSKMKRHMGSHTGEKPFSCSECGKRFSTEYHLKRHMVSHTGEKPFSCSECGRRFSFEHTLKTHMVSHTGEKPFSCSVCKKSFPHRGTLKTHMRVHTGEKPFSCSICQKSFTSRSYLNVHIKVHTGEKPFSCSVCGKGFINNGNLKKHISVHTGEKPFSCSVCGKSCSRSGDLKTHMRVHTGEKPFSCHICCKGFARSSHIKKHKCTGRLSSKFHQTEENKEAEPPASSPHEEIDDSGDWKETREPQSGLNSQ